The stretch of DNA ATCCTGACCGGACCAGGTACCGCGACGTCTTCCGATTGTGTTTGCGCAAGCTGATGGACATCCGCTTTCAGTCCAATAATCTGACCGGTAAGTTTTGCCATTTGTTTCTGGCAATCATTGTGAGCCGGGCTTGAGGCCTGGACTCCCGGTTCGGAAAGCTGTGTCTGCAAGGCTTGAAGTTCAGCGCGTAAGGTTTGAAGTTGTTTTGATAAATCATTATTCGCTTCCTGGCGATTGGATTTCTCAACATTAACCATCTCAGTTAATGACGCTTCCAGTTTGTCGACGGCTTCTAATAGTTGGCTAAAGTCCTGAGCTGTTGATGCCCCCGAAAAACAGAAAACGATAAGAGTACAAATCCAGAGATAGTGTGTTTTCATGAATTCCCTCCTTCATATTTTAATAAATGATCCTCTGTACTTACATTTATCGTTCTATCTATAAATGCGCTTAACAATAGAGTTTTGCTTACTAAATGGGTATAACTCATACCATAGAGAATAATATCCTTTATAATTAATCAGATAATTCATCCTTCGAATTTAATTGAAGCAAGTATGTTTCCAGTTTAATCCCTTTATTTGCCAATTCCAGTTTGCGCCTGATATTCCTTCTCTGAGTATAAATCGTGTGTTCAGATATATTCAACAGCGATGCAATTTCTTTTGATGAAAAACCTGATTTTATAAAATGACAAATTTCTAATTCCCGTTGGGTTAACCTATTCTGTTTCTCTTCAAGTGAATATATAAAGGGCGACTCAATGTTTTTCAAATTATTTCTTATAAGCTTGATATAGTGTTTGCCTATTTCGCTAACGTGATCCTCGCAAAATCCCAGCAAAGGCAAGACAATTTTATTGACATTTGCATAAATTCGAGAAAGAATGATTTTTTTTTGCTTATTAATTCTTAATAGCAACTCGTCAATAGTTGCGTCTTTGCCCGCGATACATTTCTTTAAATTGTCAATTTCCAATTCAAGATGTTCTGTAGAGAGTTTTTTTTTCGAATTTTCTGTTTTCATCCCTCGCCCCCATAAAACCACTGTAAAGCCATTAAGAAAAATTAAGAGAATTTTTCGATATTCTCAATATTGACCATTCTCCAATATTTGCATTATCTATAAGCATTCCTTATATAGCAAAACGTTATTCTTTATAAGTCATACGACGATTTTTATCATGGCATAGTCCATCTTTAATTATTTTCAATCAATTTTGAATCACACCATAAATCTATATACCGTTAATAATATTATCGATGAATTTTGCCTGAAAATCATAATGGAATATTGGGTAGTGTATGGGTACTTGCGATACTTAATGCAATACCTAATGCAATTAAAATTTCTGGCTATTTTAAAATTCGTGTATAAAAAAAAGGGCGGGTGGTCGGTACCCGCCCCCGGAAA from Candidatus Zixiibacteriota bacterium encodes:
- a CDS encoding helix-turn-helix transcriptional regulator, which codes for MKTENSKKKLSTEHLELEIDNLKKCIAGKDATIDELLLRINKQKKIILSRIYANVNKIVLPLLGFCEDHVSEIGKHYIKLIRNNLKNIESPFIYSLEEKQNRLTQRELEICHFIKSGFSSKEIASLLNISEHTIYTQRRNIRRKLELANKGIKLETYLLQLNSKDELSD